A genomic stretch from Haloferax sp. Atlit-12N includes:
- the hdrA gene encoding dihydrofolate reductase HdrA, whose product MELVSVAALAENRVIGRDGELPWPSIPADKEQYRNRIADDPVVLGRTTFESMLDDLPGSAQIVMSRSERSFSVDTAHRAASVEEAVEIAESLGAETAYVIGGAAIYALFQPHLDRMMLSRVPGEYEGDTFYPEWDDDEWELDSETDYEGFTLQEWVRVARD is encoded by the coding sequence ATGGAACTCGTCTCTGTCGCCGCGCTCGCCGAGAACCGTGTCATCGGCCGCGACGGCGAACTCCCGTGGCCGAGCATCCCCGCCGACAAGGAGCAGTACCGAAACCGCATCGCCGACGACCCGGTGGTGCTCGGCCGGACGACGTTCGAGTCGATGCTCGACGACCTGCCGGGGAGCGCCCAAATCGTCATGAGCCGAAGCGAGCGGTCGTTTTCGGTCGACACGGCTCACCGCGCGGCGAGCGTCGAGGAGGCGGTCGAAATCGCGGAATCGCTGGGCGCGGAGACCGCTTACGTCATCGGCGGGGCCGCCATCTACGCGCTGTTCCAACCACACCTCGACCGGATGATGCTGAGTCGCGTTCCCGGCGAGTACGAGGGCGACACGTTCTACCCCGAGTGGGACGACGACGAGTGGGAACTCGACTCGGAGACCGACTACGAGGGCTTCACGCTCCAAGAGTGGGTCCGCGTCGCCCGCGACTGA
- a CDS encoding zinc-binding dehydrogenase yields the protein MEGRAVYFVAPERVEVRDRDVPAPGPGEVRVRTLTSAVSSGTERLVYRGEAPTDLAADESIAALDGDLSFPLRYGYAAVGEIEAVGDDVPGSRLGSRVFAFNPHESRFLASPSELISIPDDVTDERAALLPTMETALNFVMDGRPLIGEHVVVFGQGVVGLVTTALLAQFPLGSLTAVDCVAERRAIAEALGADEAVHPESLDAPADGADLTLELSGDPDALDDALSVTRYDGRVVVGSWYGTKPATLDLGGRFHRSRISVESSQVSTIDPDLRGRWDADRRFSLAWDHLEDLPLDPLVTHRMGVESAARAYRLLEDAPDEAVQILFTYRNA from the coding sequence ATGGAGGGTCGCGCGGTCTACTTCGTGGCCCCCGAACGCGTCGAGGTCCGCGACCGCGACGTGCCCGCTCCCGGCCCCGGTGAGGTTCGCGTCCGCACCCTGACCTCCGCCGTGAGTTCCGGCACCGAGCGACTCGTCTACCGCGGCGAGGCCCCGACCGACCTCGCCGCCGACGAGTCCATCGCGGCGCTCGACGGCGACCTCTCGTTTCCGCTCCGCTACGGCTACGCCGCCGTCGGCGAAATCGAGGCCGTCGGCGACGACGTGCCCGGCTCGCGGCTCGGAAGCCGCGTCTTCGCGTTCAACCCCCACGAGAGCCGATTTCTGGCGTCCCCCTCGGAACTCATCTCCATCCCCGACGACGTGACCGACGAGCGCGCCGCGCTCTTGCCGACGATGGAGACCGCGCTCAACTTCGTGATGGACGGACGGCCGCTCATCGGCGAGCACGTCGTCGTCTTCGGACAGGGCGTCGTCGGCCTCGTGACCACCGCGCTCCTCGCGCAGTTCCCGCTCGGGAGCCTGACCGCGGTCGACTGCGTGGCCGAGCGCCGGGCCATCGCCGAGGCGCTCGGTGCCGACGAGGCCGTCCATCCCGAGTCGCTGGACGCGCCCGCCGACGGGGCCGACCTGACGCTCGAACTCTCGGGCGACCCCGACGCCCTCGACGACGCCCTGTCGGTGACGCGGTACGACGGCCGGGTCGTCGTCGGGTCGTGGTACGGAACCAAGCCCGCCACCCTCGACCTCGGCGGGCGGTTCCACCGCTCGCGCATCAGCGTCGAGAGCAGTCAAGTCAGCACCATCGACCCCGACCTCCGGGGGCGCTGGGACGCCGACCGCCGCTTTTCCTTGGCGTGGGACCACCTCGAAGACCTCCCGCTGGACCCGCTCGTGACCCACCGAATGGGTGTCGAGTCCGCCGCGCGCGCCTACCGACTCCTCGAAGACGCCCCCGACGAGGCCGTCCAAATCCTCTTTACCTACCGGAACGCTTGA
- a CDS encoding HalX domain-containing protein, translating to MSAEQPLVLIVEDEPDLADLYATWLRNDYSVRVAYGGREALDKLDDEVDVVLLDRRMPDLSGDEALSEIRDRGFECRVAMVTAVEPDFDIIAMGFDDYLVKPVSREALTDTVSNLILRNAYDVGIQDLFSLASKKALLESEKDEAALEDNEEYQQLTARLTELRRELDETLGQLDETEGISAVYRDIGGEVDIDSS from the coding sequence ATGAGCGCAGAACAGCCACTGGTGCTCATCGTTGAAGATGAGCCTGACCTCGCCGATCTGTACGCAACCTGGCTTAGGAACGACTACAGCGTTCGTGTCGCCTACGGCGGCCGCGAGGCGCTGGATAAGCTCGACGACGAGGTTGACGTTGTTCTCCTCGACCGTCGAATGCCCGACCTCTCGGGCGACGAAGCGCTCTCGGAGATACGGGATCGCGGCTTCGAGTGCCGCGTCGCGATGGTGACCGCGGTCGAACCCGACTTCGACATCATCGCCATGGGCTTCGACGACTACCTCGTCAAGCCCGTCTCGCGCGAAGCGCTGACTGACACCGTCTCTAACCTCATCCTGCGAAACGCTTACGACGTCGGGATTCAGGACCTGTTTTCTCTCGCGTCGAAGAAGGCGCTCTTAGAGTCCGAAAAAGACGAAGCGGCGCTCGAAGATAACGAGGAGTATCAACAGCTCACCGCCCGGTTGACCGAACTCCGGCGCGAACTCGACGAGACGCTCGGTCAACTCGACGAGACCGAGGGAATCTCCGCAGTCTACCGAGACATCGGCGGCGAAGTCGATATCGACAGCTCCTAA
- the guaB gene encoding IMP dehydrogenase: MANDVPDREPFTEKLRVPESLTFDDVLLRPMESRVEPDDADVSTRVSKNVELNIPILSAAMDTVTESGMAIGMAREGGLGVLHRNMNAEQMVREIERVKRADELVIRREDVVTANPGQTISEVDEMMERAGVSGAPVVDDDDVVLGIISGTDIRPYLEVGESDKVSEAMTDEVITAERDVTARDALELMYDHKIERVPIIDDKSHLVGLVTMQGILQRREYENAARDDDGRLVCGVAVGPFDDERAQMADDAGVDVIFIDCAHAHNLNVIDTARDIKESVEADVVVGNVGTREAAAELVDFADGIKVGIGPGSICTTRVVSGSGMPQISAVAEVADVAAEYDIPVIADGGIRYSGDAIKAVAAGADAVMLGSYFAGTDEAPGRVITMNGKKYKQYRGMGSVGAMQSGGADRYLKEDNEDEEYVPEGVEAATPYKGSLASELHQLVGGMQSGMGYVGAETIPEVKERARFVRVSAAGQTEGHPHDVMITDEAPNYSPSE, encoded by the coding sequence ATGGCGAACGACGTTCCTGACCGAGAACCCTTCACCGAGAAGCTACGGGTGCCCGAATCCCTCACATTCGACGACGTGCTGCTCCGCCCGATGGAGAGCCGCGTCGAACCCGACGACGCCGACGTGTCGACGCGCGTCTCGAAGAACGTCGAACTCAACATTCCCATCCTCTCCGCGGCGATGGACACCGTCACCGAGAGCGGGATGGCTATCGGGATGGCCCGCGAGGGCGGTCTCGGCGTGCTCCACCGCAATATGAACGCCGAGCAGATGGTCCGCGAAATCGAGCGCGTCAAGCGCGCCGACGAGCTCGTCATCCGCCGCGAAGACGTGGTCACGGCCAACCCCGGCCAGACCATCAGCGAGGTCGACGAGATGATGGAGCGCGCCGGCGTCTCGGGCGCGCCCGTCGTCGACGACGACGACGTGGTCCTCGGCATCATCTCCGGCACCGACATCCGCCCGTACCTCGAAGTCGGCGAGTCCGACAAGGTCAGCGAGGCCATGACCGACGAGGTCATCACGGCCGAGCGCGACGTGACCGCCCGCGACGCGCTCGAACTCATGTACGACCACAAGATAGAGCGCGTCCCCATCATCGACGACAAGAGCCACCTCGTCGGCCTCGTGACGATGCAGGGTATTCTCCAGCGCCGCGAGTACGAGAACGCCGCCCGCGACGACGACGGCCGCCTCGTCTGCGGCGTTGCGGTCGGTCCGTTCGACGACGAGCGCGCGCAGATGGCCGACGACGCCGGCGTTGACGTCATCTTCATCGACTGCGCCCACGCGCACAACCTCAACGTCATCGACACCGCCCGCGACATCAAGGAGTCCGTCGAGGCGGACGTCGTCGTCGGGAACGTCGGCACGCGCGAGGCCGCGGCCGAACTCGTCGACTTCGCGGACGGCATCAAGGTCGGCATCGGCCCCGGTTCCATCTGTACGACCCGCGTCGTCTCCGGCTCCGGCATGCCTCAGATTTCGGCCGTCGCGGAGGTCGCCGACGTCGCCGCCGAGTACGATATCCCCGTCATCGCCGACGGCGGCATCCGCTACTCCGGCGACGCCATCAAGGCGGTCGCCGCCGGAGCCGACGCCGTCATGCTCGGTTCCTACTTCGCCGGCACCGACGAGGCTCCCGGCCGCGTCATCACGATGAACGGCAAGAAGTACAAGCAGTACCGCGGCATGGGCTCCGTCGGCGCGATGCAGTCCGGCGGTGCCGACCGCTACCTCAAGGAGGACAACGAGGACGAGGAGTACGTCCCCGAGGGCGTCGAGGCCGCGACGCCGTACAAGGGCTCGCTCGCGTCCGAGCTTCACCAGCTCGTCGGCGGCATGCAGTCCGGCATGGGCTACGTCGGCGCCGAGACCATCCCCGAGGTCAAAGAGCGCGCCCGCTTCGTCCGCGTCTCCGCCGCCGGCCAGACCGAGGGTCACCCCCACGACGTGATGATTACCGACGAAGCGCCGAACTACAGCCCGAGCGAGTAA
- a CDS encoding secondary thiamine-phosphate synthase enzyme YjbQ has product MRRTFDVRTERRLQVIDVTDEVADAIPADSDGVCTVFSKHTTAGVCVNEAEPRLLGDIESMLAEAVPDDGWDHDELDGNADSHLRALLVGNGVSIPVASGDLDLGRWQSVLLVECDGPRTRTVTVATP; this is encoded by the coding sequence ATGCGACGGACCTTCGACGTTCGAACCGAGCGCCGGCTTCAGGTCATCGACGTGACGGACGAAGTCGCGGACGCGATACCCGCCGACTCCGACGGCGTCTGTACGGTTTTCTCGAAACACACCACCGCCGGCGTCTGTGTCAACGAGGCCGAACCCCGACTGCTCGGTGATATCGAGTCGATGCTCGCCGAGGCGGTCCCCGACGACGGCTGGGACCACGACGAACTCGACGGCAACGCCGACTCGCACCTCCGGGCACTCCTCGTCGGCAACGGCGTCTCGATACCGGTCGCGAGCGGCGACCTCGACCTCGGTCGGTGGCAGTCCGTCCTCCTCGTGGAGTGCGACGGCCCGCGCACCCGGACCGTGACGGTGGCGACGCCCTGA
- a CDS encoding DUF5794 domain-containing protein, giving the protein MGLPLIDGIFPALIIAGALTTATGDPSVTGILQTGLLIFGGSATVAVILAEMDGTRREQLTSILLLGVLLIPVAVAEAAVAETIETLLNFEVFHRFAGLVILAVAAKTASSKVGEYLPSPSIIIGLGLVASFEPSGFELIVTPDPMRLLSAGAAAGTGVGFAGAIALFAPRLRGNVDIDLFRFGSSVALGMLALEVLGLMPTQAPVALGVLGVTALFAFDPGSDDADLDEFVDDASDSESATPNANGAAAAGPVADGGDDVESSEDYEALVDGDANDTDDDSEPGYGYPGEEESRAPWL; this is encoded by the coding sequence ATGGGGCTTCCCCTCATCGACGGCATCTTCCCAGCGCTCATCATCGCGGGGGCGCTGACGACCGCCACGGGCGACCCCTCGGTCACGGGCATCCTCCAGACCGGCCTGCTCATCTTCGGCGGCTCCGCGACGGTCGCGGTCATCCTCGCCGAGATGGACGGCACGCGCCGCGAACAGCTCACGTCTATCCTCCTGCTCGGCGTGCTGCTCATCCCGGTCGCGGTCGCCGAGGCCGCCGTCGCGGAGACCATCGAGACGCTCCTGAACTTCGAGGTGTTCCACCGCTTCGCCGGCCTCGTCATCCTGGCCGTGGCGGCGAAGACGGCGTCCTCGAAGGTCGGTGAGTATCTCCCCTCGCCGAGCATCATCATCGGCCTCGGCCTCGTCGCGAGCTTCGAGCCCTCCGGCTTCGAACTCATCGTCACCCCCGACCCGATGCGCCTGCTCAGCGCCGGCGCAGCGGCCGGCACGGGCGTCGGCTTCGCCGGTGCCATCGCGCTGTTCGCCCCGCGGCTCCGCGGCAACGTCGACATCGACCTGTTCCGCTTCGGTAGCTCGGTCGCCCTCGGCATGCTGGCGCTCGAAGTGCTCGGCCTGATGCCGACGCAGGCCCCCGTCGCCCTCGGCGTCCTCGGCGTCACCGCGCTGTTCGCGTTCGACCCCGGCTCCGACGACGCGGACCTCGACGAGTTCGTCGACGACGCGTCCGACTCCGAATCGGCCACGCCGAACGCGAACGGCGCGGCCGCGGCCGGGCCGGTCGCAGACGGCGGCGACGACGTCGAGTCGTCAGAGGACTACGAGGCGTTGGTCGACGGAGACGCGAACGACACCGACGACGACTCCGAACCGGGGTACGGCTACCCCGGCGAAGAGGAGTCCCGCGCGCCCTGGCTGTAA
- a CDS encoding 6-carboxytetrahydropterin synthase: MYRVSVRRDLIAQHYLTVPNPGPEGELHSHAFTVEVELSGPELDEYGYLVDIDDVKAALDATLSRYRDETMNELVEFAGQNPSVERFAREVCEQFVEAASLEAPQHVSVRIWEDDVASATYETPL; encoded by the coding sequence ATGTACCGCGTCTCGGTTCGCAGGGACCTCATCGCCCAGCACTACCTGACGGTTCCGAACCCCGGACCGGAAGGTGAGCTTCACTCCCACGCGTTCACCGTCGAGGTCGAACTCTCGGGCCCGGAACTCGACGAGTACGGCTATCTCGTCGATATCGACGACGTAAAGGCCGCGCTGGACGCGACGCTGTCTCGCTACCGCGACGAGACCATGAACGAACTCGTCGAGTTCGCCGGGCAGAACCCGAGCGTCGAGCGGTTCGCCCGCGAGGTGTGCGAACAGTTCGTCGAGGCGGCGTCACTTGAGGCGCCCCAGCACGTCTCCGTTCGCATCTGGGAGGACGACGTCGCGAGCGCGACCTACGAGACGCCGCTCTGA
- a CDS encoding glycosyltransferase family 4 protein produces MRVGIVVYGPLDARSGGYRYDSELVDGLRAAGDDVTVVSLPERSYRKRLRDNVSAARRLRGLDVDVLLQDELCHPSLAGTNAALDDDIPVVSVVHHLNSLEQFRAWRRHARRAVESRYLRSADAFVFNSETTKETVAAVTDPEPSVVAYPAGDRFSSFGAPLGDDEIRARATDGPLRVVTVCNLEPRKNVDGLLRGLSRVCGDWELRVVGAAVDTDYADSLSDLAVARGIDDRVTFAGRLSDADLAATLRESHLFALPSHYEGFGIAAVEAMGFGLPALVSSAGGASELVTHREDGFLVDPTDSAEITDAVAPLCRNRRRLQSLSLSARDRFLAHPTWDETAATVRSFLLDLVDADNTGSSPNRK; encoded by the coding sequence GTGCGGGTCGGAATCGTCGTCTACGGCCCGCTCGACGCCCGTTCGGGCGGCTATCGCTACGACTCAGAACTCGTCGATGGGCTCCGCGCCGCCGGCGACGACGTGACCGTCGTCTCGCTCCCCGAGCGGTCGTACCGAAAGCGACTCCGAGACAACGTCTCCGCCGCGCGTCGCCTCCGCGGCCTCGACGTGGACGTGCTCTTGCAAGACGAACTGTGTCACCCCTCGCTCGCCGGCACGAACGCCGCGCTCGACGACGACATCCCGGTCGTCTCTGTCGTCCACCACCTCAACTCGCTGGAACAGTTCCGTGCGTGGCGACGACACGCCAGACGCGCCGTCGAGAGTCGGTATCTCCGCTCCGCGGACGCGTTCGTGTTCAACAGCGAGACGACGAAAGAGACGGTCGCGGCCGTCACCGACCCCGAACCGAGCGTCGTGGCGTACCCCGCCGGCGACCGCTTTTCGTCGTTCGGCGCGCCCCTCGGCGACGACGAGATACGGGCGCGAGCCACCGACGGGCCGCTCCGGGTCGTCACGGTCTGCAACCTCGAACCGCGGAAGAACGTCGACGGCCTGCTCCGTGGCCTCTCCCGCGTCTGCGGCGACTGGGAGTTGAGGGTCGTCGGTGCGGCGGTCGACACCGACTACGCCGACTCCCTTTCAGACCTCGCCGTCGCCCGCGGCATCGACGACCGCGTGACTTTCGCGGGCCGGCTTTCGGACGCCGACCTCGCCGCGACGCTCCGGGAGTCGCACCTGTTCGCGCTCCCCTCACACTACGAGGGGTTCGGCATCGCGGCGGTCGAGGCGATGGGGTTCGGCCTGCCGGCGCTCGTCTCGTCGGCCGGCGGCGCGAGCGAACTCGTCACGCACCGCGAGGACGGCTTCCTCGTCGACCCGACGGACTCGGCCGAAATCACCGACGCCGTGGCTCCGCTGTGTCGGAACCGTCGACGACTGCAGTCGCTCTCGCTTTCCGCCCGCGACCGTTTTCTCGCGCACCCGACGTGGGACGAGACGGCGGCGACGGTTCGCTCGTTCCTGTTGGACCTCGTCGATGCCGACAACACGGGGTCGTCCCCGAACCGGAAGTAG
- a CDS encoding DUF5795 family protein → MSNRVVQGRMVTPETLAELVEGERPMDAEPIQDADFDCPECGENVIQVGYMPSVTEFVTAYKCQECDWADDDRDE, encoded by the coding sequence ATGAGCAACCGCGTCGTACAAGGACGGATGGTCACGCCCGAGACGCTCGCCGAACTCGTCGAGGGTGAGCGCCCGATGGACGCCGAGCCGATTCAGGACGCCGACTTCGACTGCCCGGAGTGCGGCGAGAACGTCATCCAGGTGGGCTACATGCCGAGCGTGACGGAGTTCGTGACGGCCTACAAGTGTCAGGAGTGCGACTGGGCCGACGACGACCGCGACGAGTAG
- a CDS encoding TrmB family transcriptional regulator — MDTAELRTALRNAGLSQYQAEAYVALLQLGAASATELADACAVPTARIYDVLRDLEAKGYIETYEQDSLHARACDPKSVMEDLKSRAVQLDEAAEEIETRWQQPAVDRHMLSIVKRFETVFNRAEEMIREADGEVQLSVTPEQFDELKPALSEAYENGALVKVVLHPERTDELEPLAEQEYEEVATEVRHRTLPTPFVAIVDRTGACFAPHDSSMNQYGVLVDDYTLAYVFHWYFQTALWEVWEVVYDAQTDEPPFVYSDIRHFVQDTEPLIRDGKRIVAHIKGYETDERDPVEFTGEVTDLYYTAVSAPTDTLSFSELAGQVCLTVETDEGTYTVGGWGAVLEDVEANRITVEEISETSDR; from the coding sequence ATGGATACCGCGGAGCTACGGACCGCACTTCGGAACGCCGGGTTGTCACAGTATCAGGCGGAGGCTTACGTCGCGCTGCTGCAGCTCGGCGCGGCGAGTGCGACCGAACTCGCCGATGCCTGCGCCGTGCCGACCGCCCGTATCTACGATGTTCTCCGCGACCTCGAGGCCAAAGGCTACATCGAGACCTACGAACAGGACAGTTTGCACGCGCGGGCGTGCGACCCGAAGTCGGTGATGGAGGACCTCAAGAGCCGCGCCGTCCAACTCGACGAGGCGGCGGAAGAAATCGAGACGCGCTGGCAGCAGCCCGCGGTCGACCGACACATGTTGAGCATCGTCAAGCGCTTCGAGACGGTGTTCAACCGAGCGGAGGAGATGATTCGGGAGGCGGACGGCGAGGTACAACTGTCCGTCACCCCCGAGCAGTTCGACGAACTCAAGCCGGCGCTCTCGGAGGCGTACGAGAACGGCGCGCTGGTGAAGGTCGTGTTGCACCCCGAGCGGACCGACGAACTCGAACCGCTCGCAGAACAGGAGTACGAGGAGGTCGCCACGGAGGTCAGACACCGCACCCTCCCGACGCCGTTCGTCGCTATCGTCGACCGGACCGGAGCGTGTTTCGCGCCGCACGACAGCTCGATGAACCAGTACGGCGTCCTCGTCGACGACTACACGCTGGCGTACGTCTTCCACTGGTACTTCCAGACGGCGCTGTGGGAGGTCTGGGAAGTCGTCTACGACGCACAGACGGACGAACCCCCGTTCGTGTACTCAGACATCAGACACTTCGTACAGGACACGGAGCCACTCATCCGCGACGGAAAGCGCATCGTCGCCCACATCAAGGGGTACGAGACCGACGAGCGTGACCCGGTCGAGTTCACCGGCGAGGTGACAGACCTGTACTACACGGCGGTCTCCGCGCCGACTGACACGCTGTCGTTTTCCGAACTCGCGGGACAGGTCTGTCTGACCGTCGAGACCGACGAGGGAACCTACACCGTCGGCGGGTGGGGCGCGGTCTTGGAGGACGTCGAGGCGAACCGAATCACCGTCGAAGAGATATCAGAGACATCTGACAGGTGA